One genomic window of Methanosphaera sp. WGK6 includes the following:
- a CDS encoding DUF4013 domain-containing protein, which produces MDITDIIKESITFPFNDYKGWLIIGLLSLINAIISIGLSSNSIFAVILSIISLIIEIMLYGIALDVIRGAINKSTEIPQIDFSKNIVDGIKTLILLIIYMIIPTIITLIVAFASGFLNTLYELVMEYGSATAPTVPEALVSDFAIGMIITCIVAFIVFVIFGLFTLIGEGILAETGSIKAALNINDVINKISNIGWLKYIGFAILIGLVTSIIAIIGGILARIPTIGSLIAALIINSYVLLVTNHAYGLIYRESKE; this is translated from the coding sequence ATGGACATAACTGATATAATAAAAGAATCCATAACATTTCCATTTAATGATTATAAAGGATGGCTAATAATTGGATTACTAAGCTTAATAAATGCAATTATAAGTATTGGTTTATCATCTAACTCTATATTTGCAGTTATTCTTTCAATAATCAGTTTAATTATTGAAATAATGTTATATGGTATAGCACTAGATGTAATACGTGGAGCAATTAATAAATCAACAGAAATTCCACAAATAGACTTTTCCAAGAATATTGTGGATGGAATAAAAACATTAATCCTACTTATAATCTATATGATTATTCCAACAATAATTACATTAATAGTAGCATTTGCTTCAGGATTTTTAAATACATTATATGAATTAGTCATGGAGTATGGATCAGCTACTGCACCAACAGTTCCTGAGGCATTAGTTTCAGATTTTGCAATAGGTATGATTATAACTTGTATTGTAGCATTCATAGTATTTGTAATATTTGGTCTATTTACATTAATTGGTGAAGGAATTCTTGCAGAAACTGGTAGTATTAAAGCTGCTTTAAATATTAATGATGTGATTAATAAGATTAGTAATATTGGATGGCTAAAATATATTGGATTTGCAATACTTATAGGTCTTGTCACATCAATTATTGCTATTATTGGAGGTATACTTGCAAGAATACCTACTATTGGGTCATTAATTGCTGCATTAATTATTAATTCATACGTACTATTAGTTACAAATCATGCTTATGGATTAATTTATCGTGAAAGCAAAGAATAA